A single genomic interval of Chitinophaga sp. 180180018-3 harbors:
- a CDS encoding fasciclin domain-containing protein produces MLHIKKYYWKGVLLLFGLLYGCAGKESLQPNKVLPATLEYIHKDPELSLLAQALNRSGLDKALAEGNVTVFAPTDSAFLATGWDKEKINQLSPDSLRFVLSYHIAPGVISSENIAGFYRTFPITLNPDFKPNISKNYLGLFFNGARIRTGNLKMGDGVIHKMGMISFPPTDSLLTTLYRQPDLTIFSAIVKRCATLRKGLVKENVTLMAPNDKAFRDSGYMSIEQIGREDTTKLIKLCWSYIGSTYLGRLYGSDFIGGKIFRTDYLSLPDGYLFAGYNISVDGTEIQPLTSDLLSGRSHMTVSPKLLRGNILSKGGIIHTINMAFRP; encoded by the coding sequence ATGCTACACATTAAAAAATATTACTGGAAAGGTGTGTTACTGTTGTTTGGTCTCTTATACGGATGCGCCGGGAAAGAATCGCTGCAACCGAATAAAGTGTTGCCTGCCACACTGGAATACATTCACAAGGACCCGGAGCTGAGCCTGCTGGCGCAGGCACTGAACCGGTCAGGACTGGATAAAGCACTGGCAGAGGGTAACGTGACCGTATTTGCTCCAACAGATAGCGCTTTTCTGGCAACAGGATGGGATAAAGAAAAGATCAACCAGCTTTCTCCCGACAGTCTCCGGTTTGTACTCAGTTATCACATTGCCCCGGGCGTCATTAGCAGCGAGAATATTGCCGGATTTTACAGAACCTTCCCGATAACATTGAATCCGGATTTTAAACCCAATATCTCTAAGAACTATTTAGGACTATTTTTTAACGGGGCCAGGATACGTACAGGAAATTTAAAGATGGGGGATGGAGTGATCCACAAAATGGGTATGATTTCTTTTCCCCCGACGGATAGTCTGTTAACGACGTTGTACCGGCAACCGGACCTGACCATCTTTTCCGCCATTGTAAAACGATGTGCGACCCTGCGGAAGGGGCTGGTAAAAGAGAATGTTACCTTGATGGCGCCGAATGACAAGGCTTTCCGGGATAGCGGTTATATGAGTATTGAACAGATTGGCCGGGAAGATACGACGAAGCTGATAAAGCTTTGCTGGTCCTATATTGGGAGTACTTACCTCGGCAGGTTGTATGGATCGGATTTTATAGGGGGAAAAATATTCAGGACGGATTATCTGTCACTCCCCGATGGGTACCTGTTCGCTGGTTATAACATTTCAGTGGACGGAACAGAGATCCAGCCATTGACAAGCGACCTCCTGTCAGGACGCTCCCATATGACGGTGTCGCCTAAACTCCTGCGGGGAAATATACTGTCAAAAGGAGGGATCATTCACACTATTAACATGGCATTCAGACCATGA
- a CDS encoding fasciclin domain-containing protein has protein sequence MNHSQSGWRRCSWLLLAGCLLAGACKKEVKITKEPVAGYFSRTKYILLANAGFSKFCQYLSDTGLMDSLSTAGPFTVMAPDDNAFSKSPYPIQDATLKERIGYHILQGSFSLRQLPLGLNQVLPAAGNRKMWVSKWMEGTDTAIAVNGCRVAQADMPTANGYVNILKDVMELEDHSAIEDVMKNDERFTFMSTALNRTGLFDYIRQNKDVTILAPDNRAFKIYSSINSMERVLSMDIDSLTKLVKHHLLPGKKFATDILVAIGTDRPHKFMMLDGTYVMGYTSGSSFALQSGRNWVTLASRQRYCYPSDDAVLYYITSILELR, from the coding sequence ATGAATCATTCTCAATCAGGATGGCGGAGATGCAGTTGGTTATTGCTCGCGGGATGCCTGCTTGCGGGCGCTTGCAAAAAAGAGGTGAAAATAACCAAAGAACCAGTCGCCGGCTACTTCAGCAGAACAAAATATATCTTATTGGCGAATGCAGGGTTCAGCAAGTTTTGTCAGTACCTCTCTGATACCGGTTTAATGGACTCGCTTTCAACGGCGGGACCTTTCACTGTCATGGCTCCCGACGACAATGCGTTTAGCAAGTCTCCTTACCCCATACAGGACGCAACGCTCAAAGAGCGCATAGGTTATCATATACTGCAAGGTAGCTTCTCACTGCGACAGCTACCGTTAGGTCTGAACCAGGTATTACCTGCTGCCGGCAACAGGAAGATGTGGGTAAGTAAATGGATGGAGGGAACAGACACGGCCATCGCTGTGAACGGATGCAGGGTCGCACAGGCAGATATGCCCACTGCCAATGGATATGTGAATATATTGAAAGATGTGATGGAGCTGGAGGATCATAGCGCCATTGAGGATGTGATGAAGAACGATGAGCGGTTTACGTTCATGTCTACTGCATTGAACCGTACAGGCTTGTTTGACTATATCCGCCAGAATAAGGACGTTACCATTCTGGCGCCGGATAACAGGGCATTCAAAATATACAGCAGCATTAATTCGATGGAGCGGGTACTGAGTATGGACATCGACTCTCTTACAAAACTGGTGAAACACCATTTACTCCCAGGGAAGAAATTCGCGACAGACATATTGGTAGCCATTGGTACAGACAGACCGCACAAGTTCATGATGCTGGATGGTACTTATGTAATGGGATACACTTCAGGCAGCAGTTTTGCATTGCAATCGGGCCGCAACTGGGTCACGCTGGCCAGCAGACAACGTTACTGTTATCCGTCCGATGACGCGGTCCTTTATTATATAACCAGCATACTGGAGCTCCGATGA
- a CDS encoding fasciclin domain-containing protein: MIRNNPLCMLLLMAVTGCCFISCTKKEVYVNETTAPQPKLLQYIQNNFTFTLFYAALKKTGLDQVLEEKDSLTVLVPDNDAFKKQGINTVADIAQLNTDSLKKAIAYHILPVKVLYKDIPQTVDNEYPNLSGNTLYFSKPITPDPSGRNKGHVNGAAFTYVDRITKNGVVHVIDRLLKQPAPSVKALLDADTTYRYFVAALKKFGLYEQLDGPGPFTVLAVPNTGFTNWNISPDSIAKLDTLQWKKYLFGVYVLYPNRLFLSDFLDAPGTKNFDNGIGNYVFSESGVLYFQYLRILVYGYAKDYGTRFNPILGDGWYKAATFINSDNIAQNGVVQVMDKLIIYPSDMKKKR, encoded by the coding sequence ATGATCCGGAATAATCCTCTATGTATGTTATTGCTGATGGCGGTTACAGGATGTTGCTTTATTTCCTGTACAAAGAAGGAAGTGTATGTAAATGAGACGACGGCGCCACAACCAAAATTACTGCAATACATACAAAACAACTTTACTTTTACGCTGTTCTATGCAGCACTGAAAAAAACCGGGCTGGATCAGGTGTTGGAGGAAAAGGATAGTTTAACCGTACTGGTGCCTGACAACGATGCTTTTAAAAAGCAAGGTATCAACACCGTTGCCGATATCGCACAACTCAATACAGATTCCCTGAAAAAAGCGATCGCTTATCATATCCTGCCAGTCAAAGTCCTGTATAAAGATATCCCACAGACAGTAGACAACGAATATCCGAATCTTTCCGGTAATACATTGTACTTCTCCAAACCCATCACGCCGGATCCTTCGGGTAGAAATAAAGGCCATGTGAACGGGGCTGCCTTTACTTATGTGGACCGCATAACGAAGAATGGAGTGGTACATGTAATAGACAGATTGTTGAAGCAACCAGCGCCTTCGGTTAAAGCGCTGCTGGATGCAGACACCACTTACCGGTATTTTGTAGCAGCCCTGAAAAAGTTTGGGTTGTATGAACAACTGGATGGCCCCGGGCCTTTTACAGTACTGGCAGTGCCCAACACCGGGTTTACTAATTGGAACATTTCTCCTGATAGCATTGCCAAACTGGATACCCTGCAATGGAAGAAGTATTTGTTCGGTGTATACGTGCTGTATCCCAACCGTTTATTTTTATCTGATTTCCTGGACGCTCCCGGTACCAAGAACTTTGATAATGGGATAGGCAATTATGTATTCAGCGAATCAGGAGTACTTTATTTCCAGTATCTAAGAATACTGGTATATGGTTATGCAAAAGATTACGGAACAAGATTTAACCCCATATTGGGAGACGGATGGTACAAGGCTGCTACTTTTATCAACTCCGATAACATCGCGCAAAATGGCGTTGTACAGGTAATGGATAAGCTGATCATTTACCCTTCAGATATGAAGAAGAAACGATAA
- a CDS encoding carboxypeptidase-like regulatory domain-containing protein codes for MTKRYKPYAHIAFFYRQLLSRCHLLLLCCLLPGIARCQAPSMLNQKVSIRFTEEPLIQVLQRLTDRTGAGFMYDASELGDIPKKVTRTFNEEPLAVVLSGILDGTGYTFQALQEKIIIRRATPGTSKEHALQHITTFTGQVTDAGIGVPLVGVTVMIKGTQIAAMTDANGRFSITATFDKAVLVFTYIGYAKKEVKAESGAALKIRLVQTQKQLNEVIVQARRRLDNENALLRERQNAPVISDGISAKNIEKTASLTTVQALQRVTGVTVTDEKYVAIRGLGDRSVIAELNGARLSSADPDRTTVPLDIVPAGLLDNITVYKTLTPDRPADAAAGIISLKTKSIPDSMVLSFTVQVGANSTIGLSGKFNAFRNYNPGFFGQKVNSHNLSSDFLALKELYPGGRKQIQQLFIDSRSSPELTAEANRVNRLMLDFDPVITTTYQKAIPNQVYNIGFGNTYRIFKRHALGVVLGANYYHRTEDRYQADLNQWSIYQGILTGTDIFNRLHIPNFISPDNINLGKYLTYKENTGIEKLSYGALAGISYQFNKSNEVSAQYMGSRGAEITGTNLIGEFTNTGLVSRVYNRLFGLKQSYRVFNTFNLQGEHRIGAGSATHVSWAFSTSQASQNEPDYRFVNIVNQRDMKFIDQNGVGIGTDSYGMVVGVVHGIGPAGVILADPNGRRFRTLNEHNINFKADVSQPFTLLGRKQELKAGYAYLKRDRTFTENILGLPKNYGILSKYDGNPDALVAYNNIGLKDPANYNDEAQQRVGGFLYEIRKSPNNYTGYYKTEAFYGMLDLYPCNNLRVTGGVRFESTDIQANVDTLNVAKDNFVDPALLTPPDVPRGWGSLPKNTYVAVNPSTGYKVCYKPYYSVNVTYTYKRNTNFRAAFNTSLARPELREITNLYQFDPFQFAVVGGNPSLVNQYTRSLDFRWEWFPAAGEVIAASVFGKLIDHQLTKVFILNSEGNNAYAQEYPIVKFVNDPEQGKVYGIELEVRKDLGRVWKPLNHFFIGANGMLAASVIKKNPERLEASRIIDRRAPATSPLFEQAPYTVNTYVDYENTRIGANVTASFNIVGERLIQVQLDGTPDIFDRPVPMLDLVFSQRLWKRFLVKGFVKNMLNPAFREVYTQAGNKGKYYGMEYIRHQYYKGTEYSLGITYNIF; via the coding sequence ATGACAAAACGATACAAACCGTATGCGCATATCGCATTTTTTTACAGACAATTATTGAGCCGATGTCATTTGTTGTTGTTATGCTGCCTGCTGCCAGGGATCGCTCGTTGTCAGGCTCCATCCATGCTGAATCAAAAAGTATCGATCCGTTTTACAGAAGAACCGTTGATACAAGTGTTGCAACGGCTTACTGACAGAACGGGCGCTGGTTTTATGTATGATGCCAGCGAGTTGGGGGATATCCCCAAAAAGGTGACCAGAACGTTTAACGAAGAGCCGCTGGCAGTTGTATTATCCGGCATCCTGGATGGCACCGGGTATACCTTTCAGGCCTTGCAGGAAAAAATAATTATTCGCAGAGCTACCCCGGGTACTAGTAAAGAGCATGCTTTGCAACATATTACCACATTCACAGGCCAGGTAACAGATGCGGGAATCGGTGTTCCCTTGGTTGGGGTTACAGTGATGATCAAAGGAACGCAGATTGCGGCTATGACAGATGCTAATGGCCGCTTCAGCATTACTGCTACTTTTGACAAAGCGGTGTTGGTATTCACCTACATCGGATATGCGAAAAAAGAGGTAAAAGCGGAAAGCGGAGCTGCGCTGAAAATAAGACTGGTACAAACGCAAAAACAGCTGAACGAAGTGATTGTACAGGCGCGGCGCAGACTGGATAATGAGAATGCGTTATTACGAGAGCGACAGAATGCGCCGGTTATTTCCGATGGCATCAGCGCTAAAAATATAGAAAAGACTGCCAGTCTGACGACCGTTCAGGCTTTACAGCGGGTAACGGGTGTAACAGTGACGGACGAAAAATACGTAGCGATCCGTGGTCTGGGCGACCGCAGTGTTATCGCCGAATTGAATGGCGCCCGTCTTTCTTCGGCCGATCCGGACCGGACAACGGTACCGCTGGATATTGTACCAGCCGGGCTACTGGACAATATTACGGTATATAAAACGCTCACGCCTGATCGTCCGGCAGATGCGGCCGCCGGCATTATTTCACTAAAAACAAAATCTATCCCGGACAGCATGGTGCTTTCTTTTACCGTGCAGGTAGGCGCCAATTCTACAATAGGATTAAGTGGTAAGTTCAATGCATTCCGTAATTATAACCCGGGTTTTTTCGGACAGAAAGTAAATAGCCACAACCTCTCGTCTGATTTTCTGGCGCTTAAAGAACTGTATCCCGGCGGCAGAAAACAGATCCAGCAGCTATTCATTGACAGCAGAAGCAGCCCGGAGCTGACGGCGGAGGCAAACCGGGTAAACCGTTTGATGCTGGATTTTGATCCTGTGATCACTACTACTTATCAGAAGGCTATACCCAACCAGGTGTACAATATCGGGTTCGGTAATACCTACAGGATATTTAAACGACATGCGTTGGGCGTGGTGCTGGGCGCCAATTACTACCACCGTACGGAAGACCGCTATCAGGCAGACCTGAACCAATGGAGCATTTACCAGGGGATACTAACGGGAACGGATATATTTAACAGGCTGCATATTCCCAATTTTATTTCCCCAGATAATATTAATCTGGGGAAGTATCTCACCTATAAGGAAAATACCGGCATCGAAAAATTAAGTTATGGCGCGCTGGCGGGAATCAGCTATCAGTTTAACAAGAGCAATGAAGTGAGCGCCCAGTATATGGGGAGTCGTGGTGCGGAAATAACCGGTACCAACCTGATAGGAGAATTTACGAATACCGGGTTAGTATCACGCGTGTATAACCGGCTTTTCGGGCTCAAGCAATCTTACCGGGTCTTCAATACTTTCAACCTGCAAGGCGAGCATCGCATTGGAGCAGGGAGCGCCACGCACGTGAGTTGGGCATTCTCCACATCACAGGCGTCCCAGAATGAACCGGATTATCGCTTTGTGAATATCGTGAACCAACGGGATATGAAATTCATTGATCAGAATGGTGTAGGTATCGGTACTGATAGTTATGGTATGGTGGTGGGAGTAGTACATGGTATTGGCCCCGCAGGAGTGATACTGGCAGACCCCAATGGCCGGCGTTTCAGAACGCTGAATGAACACAACATCAATTTTAAGGCGGATGTCTCGCAACCGTTTACGTTGCTGGGGAGAAAACAGGAACTGAAAGCGGGATATGCCTACCTGAAGCGGGACCGCACTTTTACAGAGAATATACTTGGGTTGCCGAAGAATTACGGGATCCTGTCAAAATACGATGGCAACCCGGATGCATTGGTTGCCTATAACAATATAGGATTAAAGGACCCAGCCAACTACAATGACGAGGCGCAACAACGGGTGGGCGGTTTTTTGTACGAGATCCGGAAGTCGCCCAACAATTATACGGGCTATTACAAAACAGAAGCTTTTTATGGTATGCTGGACCTGTATCCATGCAACAACCTACGGGTTACAGGGGGCGTGCGTTTTGAATCAACTGATATACAGGCCAACGTAGATACATTAAATGTAGCAAAAGACAATTTCGTGGACCCAGCGCTACTTACCCCTCCGGATGTACCACGCGGCTGGGGCTCATTGCCCAAGAATACATATGTAGCCGTTAACCCCTCCACCGGTTACAAAGTGTGCTACAAGCCTTATTATTCTGTGAATGTAACGTATACGTATAAACGAAATACGAATTTCCGCGCGGCGTTTAATACATCGCTGGCCCGCCCCGAACTTCGGGAGATCACTAACCTGTACCAGTTTGACCCCTTCCAGTTTGCAGTAGTAGGAGGCAACCCGTCGCTCGTGAATCAATATACCCGCAGCCTGGATTTCAGATGGGAATGGTTTCCTGCGGCAGGGGAGGTGATCGCAGCCTCTGTTTTCGGAAAGCTCATTGATCATCAGCTGACGAAGGTATTTATCCTGAACTCAGAAGGAAATAATGCCTACGCACAGGAATATCCTATTGTGAAGTTTGTGAATGATCCCGAACAGGGTAAGGTATATGGCATTGAGTTGGAGGTACGTAAAGACCTGGGCCGGGTATGGAAACCGCTGAATCATTTTTTTATCGGCGCTAACGGCATGCTGGCCGCCAGCGTGATCAAAAAGAACCCTGAACGGTTAGAGGCTTCCCGCATTATAGACCGCCGCGCGCCTGCTACCAGTCCGCTGTTTGAGCAAGCGCCCTATACCGTAAATACTTATGTGGATTATGAGAATACGCGTATAGGCGCCAACGTTACTGCGAGCTTTAATATTGTAGGAGAACGTTTGATACAGGTACAGCTGGATGGTACCCCGGATATTTTTGACAGGCCGGTGCCCATGCTGGACCTGGTATTTAGTCAGCGGTTGTGGAAACGCTTCCTTGTAAAAGGATTTGTGAAAAATATGCTGAACCCCGCTTTCAGGGAAGTATATACACAGGCGGGCAACAAGGGAAAATATTATGGAATGGAATATATCCGGCACCAGTATTATAAAGGAACAGAATATTCATTGGGCATCACCTACAACATTTTTTAA
- a CDS encoding FecR domain-containing protein has product MQKEELAGLLNRYLSGNATDNDLFLIDEWFRQTEEVTYILTEERKDIIEKRLLLRLRAITDNTGHRRYGHLRRFVNKRWRQIAAACVLGVGITGYYHRHTMSEILIPEKQQIITAGLYEIRTVLLPDSSKVVLNTGSSISYPLHGWKTRRDLTLKGEAFFDICQRPQPFIVRTRQLHVRVLGTSFVVSDKDKKNTAIVTVLTGKVQVAHARTILTLQPHKQVSVNPLTGIAEVTSANDKAVAAWTHNVLSFSETPLDQVFRAIGQRFKVQILIPPLKQGNEKLFTGTFNINDSLEDVLMALSLSTNITYKRVNDKQVDIQYP; this is encoded by the coding sequence ATGCAAAAAGAAGAACTGGCAGGTCTGTTAAATAGGTATTTGTCGGGTAATGCTACCGATAATGATTTGTTCTTAATAGATGAATGGTTCCGGCAAACGGAGGAAGTGACTTATATATTAACCGAAGAAAGAAAAGATATCATAGAAAAGCGGTTGTTGTTACGTTTAAGGGCTATTACGGACAATACAGGACATAGACGTTACGGGCATTTGCGCAGGTTTGTAAACAAAAGATGGCGGCAGATAGCAGCTGCCTGTGTGCTAGGGGTTGGCATAACGGGTTATTATCATCGTCATACTATGAGTGAGATATTGATACCTGAAAAGCAGCAAATCATTACAGCTGGTTTATATGAGATCAGGACAGTATTGTTGCCAGATAGCAGCAAAGTAGTATTGAATACAGGCAGTAGCATCAGCTATCCGTTGCATGGCTGGAAAACGCGCAGAGACCTTACATTGAAAGGAGAGGCTTTTTTTGACATCTGCCAGCGGCCGCAACCATTTATTGTGCGTACCCGGCAGTTACATGTCAGGGTGCTAGGCACTTCCTTTGTCGTGAGCGACAAGGATAAGAAAAACACTGCTATAGTAACCGTACTCACAGGCAAAGTGCAGGTGGCGCATGCCCGTACTATACTCACCTTGCAGCCACATAAGCAAGTTAGTGTGAACCCGCTTACCGGTATTGCCGAAGTAACGTCGGCAAATGACAAGGCGGTCGCTGCATGGACGCATAATGTACTTTCTTTCTCAGAAACGCCGTTGGATCAGGTTTTCCGGGCTATCGGACAGCGGTTTAAAGTACAGATACTTATACCACCTTTGAAACAGGGTAATGAGAAGCTCTTTACAGGAACATTTAATATAAACGATTCTTTGGAAGATGTATTAATGGCGCTTAGTCTTTCCACTAACATCACTTACAAGCGGGTAAATGATAAACAGGTAGATATCCAATATCCATAA
- a CDS encoding sigma-70 family RNA polymerase sigma factor: MEKKDLTPAALLSLIRNSDKTAFEILYQHMWEPLFIFAMKRLGCEEDAEDAVQEVFTNLWNRRHQLKVHNTPEAYLFSAVRYEVINCVHASWQHPEKIEKIQDSMLFSMDNTMKYLLAKELNVLIDKEVQQLPAKMREIYLMGVEQHRSVSEIAAILHLSEQTIRNQLNLARGRIKTSLKHALPLLLLIISR, encoded by the coding sequence ATGGAAAAAAAGGATCTTACTCCTGCAGCATTATTGTCGCTGATCCGCAACAGCGATAAAACAGCCTTTGAGATCCTTTATCAGCACATGTGGGAGCCGCTATTCATCTTTGCCATGAAACGGCTGGGGTGTGAGGAAGATGCGGAAGACGCTGTGCAGGAGGTTTTTACGAACCTATGGAACCGCAGGCATCAACTGAAAGTGCACAATACCCCCGAGGCTTACCTATTCTCCGCGGTCCGTTATGAAGTGATCAACTGTGTACATGCATCCTGGCAGCATCCTGAAAAAATAGAAAAGATCCAGGATTCTATGCTTTTCTCCATGGATAATACGATGAAGTATTTGTTAGCCAAAGAACTGAATGTGCTGATAGATAAAGAAGTACAGCAATTGCCGGCAAAGATGCGGGAAATTTATCTGATGGGTGTTGAACAACACCGCTCCGTTTCCGAAATAGCCGCGATCCTCCACCTCTCCGAACAAACTATCCGCAACCAGCTCAACCTGGCCAGAGGCCGTATCAAAACTTCCCTGAAACACGCACTTCCCTTGCTGTTGCTGATCATCAGCCGTTAG
- a CDS encoding DUF3440 domain-containing protein — protein sequence MPKNYTNTSVYQAAAGRLDFVYTHFDRIYISFSGGKDSGVMLHMAIDAARRHNKLPVHVLIIDLEAQYRHTVDYLMRMVTKPEVKAYWVCLPLHLRNAVSQYQPHWICWDQDKRDAWIRQYPEHPSVIYDLKYFPFFRKGMEFEEFVVEFGKWFGQGEQTACLVGIRTDESYNRYRTITNVSKARYRYKQWSTGITEGLFNFYPIYDWTTQDIWIANGKYGYDYNKIYDLMYLAGVPLSQMRLCQPYGDDQRKGLYLYKILEPETWTRLVNRVEGANFGNRYTQNNRSIFGNFKINLPRGHTYKSYALFLLDTMPSYMKAHYLRKIDKFMEYWKRHGFEVDIPQTASPQLEAQHKAPSWRRICKVLLKNDYWCRGLSFTQTKGEMEKQLNIFLRTPHYIYDNTDTGAK from the coding sequence ATGCCCAAAAACTACACAAACACTTCCGTTTACCAGGCAGCAGCCGGGCGTCTCGATTTTGTGTATACCCATTTTGACAGAATATATATTTCTTTCAGTGGCGGCAAAGACAGTGGCGTAATGCTTCATATGGCCATTGATGCAGCCCGTAGGCATAACAAGCTGCCAGTGCATGTCCTTATCATTGACCTGGAAGCCCAATACCGGCATACAGTGGATTACCTGATGCGCATGGTAACAAAGCCTGAAGTAAAAGCATACTGGGTATGCCTTCCTCTTCACTTACGCAATGCTGTAAGCCAATATCAGCCGCATTGGATCTGCTGGGATCAAGATAAACGCGATGCCTGGATCAGACAGTATCCTGAACATCCGTCAGTGATTTATGATCTGAAGTATTTTCCTTTTTTCCGGAAAGGGATGGAGTTTGAGGAATTTGTGGTTGAATTTGGAAAATGGTTTGGCCAGGGAGAACAGACAGCTTGCCTGGTGGGCATTCGCACCGACGAAAGCTATAATCGTTACAGAACTATTACAAACGTTTCTAAAGCCCGTTACAGGTACAAACAATGGAGTACGGGGATTACAGAAGGCCTATTCAACTTTTATCCTATCTATGATTGGACGACACAGGATATATGGATCGCTAACGGAAAATATGGCTATGACTACAATAAAATATATGATCTCATGTACCTGGCCGGAGTTCCGCTTTCGCAGATGAGGTTATGCCAGCCCTATGGAGACGATCAGCGAAAAGGGTTATATCTGTACAAAATACTTGAACCGGAGACCTGGACAAGATTGGTGAACCGGGTAGAGGGCGCTAATTTTGGTAACCGGTATACCCAAAATAACCGTTCCATATTCGGAAACTTTAAAATCAACTTACCCCGTGGGCATACCTATAAAAGCTATGCTCTTTTTCTCCTGGACACAATGCCGTCATACATGAAAGCACATTACCTGAGAAAAATAGACAAATTCATGGAATACTGGAAAAGGCATGGCTTTGAAGTCGACATTCCCCAGACCGCCAGCCCTCAGCTGGAAGCACAACATAAAGCACCTTCCTGGCGGCGCATTTGTAAGGTATTGCTCAAAAACGATTATTGGTGCAGGGGATTGTCTTTTACCCAGACGAAAGGAGAAATGGAAAAACAATTGAATATTTTTTTACGAACACCACATTACATATATGATAACACAGATACTGGAGCAAAATAG
- a CDS encoding ParB/RepB/Spo0J family partition protein, which yields MITQQLYEFIGLEHPALNVQLIPIDRVEGNDYNPNKVAPPEMRLLELSIRKDGLTMPIVVATEQKEKNWVVVDGFHRTIVCKNNAVIKEGLKGYLPVSRLNKTIENRVASTVRHNMARGTHQVELSAELVTFLKRNDWSNTRIGEELGMDSDEVLRLKQITGLAEAFQDKEFSKSWEI from the coding sequence ATGATCACCCAACAACTATATGAATTTATCGGTTTAGAGCATCCCGCCCTAAACGTTCAGCTTATCCCTATAGATCGAGTAGAAGGCAACGATTACAACCCTAATAAAGTTGCTCCACCAGAAATGAGATTATTGGAGCTCTCCATACGAAAAGATGGATTGACAATGCCCATAGTAGTAGCTACCGAACAGAAAGAAAAAAACTGGGTAGTCGTAGACGGTTTCCATCGCACTATTGTGTGCAAGAATAATGCTGTGATCAAAGAAGGGTTGAAAGGTTATTTGCCAGTTTCGCGTCTGAATAAGACCATTGAAAACCGTGTAGCTTCTACCGTAAGACATAATATGGCACGTGGTACGCATCAGGTGGAATTGTCTGCCGAGCTGGTGACCTTTCTTAAAAGAAATGATTGGTCCAATACCCGGATCGGAGAAGAACTGGGTATGGACTCCGATGAAGTATTGAGACTAAAGCAGATTACCGGTCTGGCAGAAGCCTTCCAGGACAAGGAATTTTCCAAATCCTGGGAAATATAA
- a CDS encoding FecR domain-containing protein — MKKMPTKIEEIIIKELQDGLQMAEHRLLERWRQQSWENDHEFLQILKIWNLCNTLLLTNSKPINRYFDTARAWEKINMLILDTVKPELDLARNFTSRPAGRRVPIPKAVLAMAACVAAILLAGWWPSLEPSPDLQTVTAEKASRYLILPDGTNVRLRKGATIRFPKTFLRNKRRVLLSGEAFFDVKSSVYHPFRIQMARSTIEVLGTSFLASANAQSDRVVLIAGKILLVPKQDPQKQCILLPSQELLLTDNNLEVKTISDSTRCFGEPDTLSFSKTPLKQVVQEISWHFGTPIVLAGSLLPKSEEITVTATFGKQTLTQVLGELTLLTGLHCRRQQGTVILY; from the coding sequence ATGAAGAAAATGCCTACAAAAATAGAAGAAATTATTATTAAAGAACTCCAGGATGGACTGCAGATGGCTGAGCACAGGTTGCTTGAACGGTGGCGACAGCAATCCTGGGAGAATGATCATGAATTCCTGCAAATACTTAAGATCTGGAATCTATGCAACACATTATTATTGACCAATAGTAAACCGATAAATAGATATTTTGATACAGCCCGTGCCTGGGAAAAGATAAACATGCTAATCCTTGATACAGTTAAACCTGAATTAGACTTAGCTCGAAACTTCACCTCGCGGCCAGCAGGCAGGCGGGTGCCAATACCTAAAGCAGTACTTGCCATGGCAGCCTGCGTGGCGGCCATTCTGCTTGCCGGGTGGTGGCCCAGTCTCGAACCATCCCCGGATTTACAAACCGTCACTGCTGAAAAAGCCAGCCGCTATCTCATCCTGCCCGATGGTACTAATGTCCGGCTTCGCAAAGGAGCTACCATCCGCTTTCCCAAGACTTTTCTTCGTAACAAACGCAGGGTACTACTTTCCGGAGAAGCCTTCTTCGACGTGAAATCATCGGTATATCATCCATTTCGCATCCAAATGGCCAGGTCCACCATTGAAGTACTCGGCACATCATTTCTTGCCAGCGCCAACGCTCAATCTGACCGGGTAGTGTTGATCGCAGGCAAAATATTGCTGGTACCCAAACAGGATCCGCAAAAGCAATGCATTCTCCTCCCCAGCCAGGAGCTATTACTTACCGACAATAATTTGGAGGTAAAAACCATCAGTGACTCCACCCGTTGTTTTGGGGAACCTGATACTCTCAGTTTCTCAAAGACACCTTTGAAACAGGTTGTCCAGGAGATTTCATGGCATTTTGGAACACCTATTGTCTTAGCTGGCAGCCTGCTACCTAAATCCGAAGAGATTACTGTAACGGCAACCTTCGGTAAACAGACACTTACGCAGGTATTGGGTGAATTAACACTACTTACCGGACTGCATTGCCGCCGCCAGCAGGGCACTGTTATTTTATATTAA